The following proteins are encoded in a genomic region of Betaproteobacteria bacterium:
- the ccmB gene encoding heme exporter protein CcmB → MSAFAAVLRRDLLLAMRRRADVLTTFFFFVIVVSLFPLGVGPEPNTLRTIAPGVIWVAALLASMLSLGRLFMADYADGTLEQILLTPAPLALLVLAKVLAHWLVAELPLVLIAPMLGLQFDLPSDVLWVLMGSLLLGTPALSLLGAIGAALTLGVRGAGALLSLLVLPLCIPVLIFGAGAATAVAAGQSAQPHLSFLAGFLLISLVLAPLGVSAALRIAVE, encoded by the coding sequence ATGAGTGCTTTCGCGGCGGTGCTGCGGCGGGATTTACTATTGGCCATGCGCCGCCGGGCGGATGTGCTGACGACGTTTTTTTTCTTCGTTATCGTGGTGAGTTTGTTTCCACTTGGCGTCGGGCCAGAGCCCAATACCTTGAGAACCATCGCCCCGGGGGTGATATGGGTGGCGGCGTTGCTCGCGTCCATGCTGTCCTTGGGCCGTTTATTCATGGCGGATTACGCCGATGGGACGCTGGAGCAAATTCTATTGACGCCGGCGCCGCTGGCGCTATTGGTGCTGGCCAAGGTGCTGGCTCATTGGTTAGTCGCGGAACTTCCTCTGGTATTGATAGCCCCAATGCTCGGGTTACAGTTCGATTTGCCCAGTGACGTGCTGTGGGTGCTGATGGGTTCGCTACTGTTGGGCACGCCTGCGTTGAGCTTGTTGGGCGCCATCGGGGCGGCCCTCACTTTGGGGGTGCGTGGTGCGGGAGCATTGCTATCCTTGCTGGTGTTGCCGTTATGCATTCCAGTGCTCATTTTCGGTGCGGGCGCGGCCACCGCGGTGGCCGCGGGGCAGAGCGCGCAGCCCCATCTTTCTTTTTTGGCGGGCTTTCTTTTGATTAGTTTGGTCCTCGCACCTCTGGGCGTATCGGCGGCCTTAAGGATCGCGGTGGAATAA